From one Humulus lupulus chromosome 8, drHumLupu1.1, whole genome shotgun sequence genomic stretch:
- the LOC133794900 gene encoding glucan endo-1,3-beta-glucosidase 1 isoform X1: protein MRKLSSSSSSMAITKLTLLSFYYLLFSVLLSTLSQAKKFPLVSEIKRQEQDNEPYVGVNIGTDVSNLLSPADLVSFLQFQKINHIRLYDADPDILKALAKTKIRVMISVPNNQILAIGSSNTTAAAWIDRNVVAYYPETLISGIAVGDEVFTTIPSSAPLLLPAIQSLYNGLVASNLHSQIKISTPHAASVILDPFPPSQAFFNQSLTQFVLPLLQFLSKTGSPLMMNLYPYYVFMQNKGVVPLDNALFKPLTPSKEMVDPNTLLHYTSVLDAMVDAAYFSMKNLNITDVVVLVSESGWPSKADSKEPYATIDNANTYNSNLIKHVLDRSGTPLHPETTSSVYIYELFNEDLRSPPVSEAHWGLFYGNSSAVYLLHVSNSGTFLANDTTNQTYCIAMDEVDSKTLQAALDWACGPGRANCTEIQPGEDCYYPNNVKNHASFAFDSYYQKEGRAAGSCDFKGVATITTTDPSHGRCLFPGSKKLSSNKTRQVVNATHSSNGAGDRLQFIALRSSNPIISGLIKELVSFFVVALSSLIFFDIMTPC, encoded by the exons ATGAGGAAGCTAAGCTCCAGTTCCTCTTCAATGGCAATCACTAAGCTCACTCTTCTCTCCTTCTACTATTTGCTTTTCTCCGTTCTACTCTCTACATTATCTCAAG CTAAAAAATTTCCGTTGGTCTCGGAGATCAAGAGGCAAGAACAAGACAATGAACCGTACGTGGGTGTGAACATAGGCACCGACGTTTCGAACCTTCTATCGCCTGCGGACCTTGTCTCGTTTCTTCAATTTCAAAAGATAAACCATATTAGGCTCTACGATGCAGACCCCGATATTCTTAAGGCTTTGGCCAAGACTAAAATTCGGGTCATGATAAGTGTACCCAATAACCAGATTTTAGCTATTGGGTCCTCTAACACTACCGCCGCCGCATGGATCGACCGGAACGTCGTCGCTTACTACCCCGAAACGCTTATATCGGGCATTGCGGTTGGGGATGAGGTCTTTACGACGATACCCAGTTCGGCTCCTCTGCTTCTTCCGGCGATTCAGTCCCTCTACAATGGTTTAGTGGCCTCGAATCTCCATAGCCAGATAAAGATTTCGACCCCTCACGCAGCTTCGGTCATTCTTGACCCATTTCCACCGTCCCAAGCTTTCTTCAACCAGAGTCTGACCCAGTTCGTCCTTCCTCTTCTACAGTTTTTGTCTAAAACGGGTTCGCCTCTGATGATGAATCTTTATCCTTATTACGTTTTTATGCAGAACAAAGGGGTTGTTCCTCTTGACAACGCGCTCTTTAAGCCATTAACACCCTCTAAAGAGATGGTTGACCCCAATACTCTGCTTCATTACACTAGTGTGCTCGACGCCATGGTTGACGCTGCATACTTTTCCATGAAGAACCTTAACATTACAGATGTTGTGGTTCTTGTCTCGGAGAGTGGGTGGCCTTCGAAGGCCGATTCCAAAGAGCCTTATGCAACCATTGATAACGCAAATACGTACAATTCGAACCTGATTAAGCATGTTCTTGACCGCAGTGGAACCCCTTTACACCCGGAAACGACGTCGAGTGTTTACATATACGAGTTGTTTAATGAGGATTTGAGGTCACCGCCGGTGTCTGAGGCCCACTGGGGTCTTTTCTATGGGAACTCGTCGGCGGTTTATTTGCTTCACGTATCGAATAGTGGGACTTTTTTGGCTAATGATACGACAAACCAGACTTACTGCATTGCCATGGATGAGGTTGATTCGAAGACATTGCAGGCGGCATTGGATTGGGCTTGTGGACCAGGGAGAGCTAATTGTACAGAGATTCAGCCTGGGGAGGATTGTTATTATCCTAATAATGTTAAAAATCATGCCTCTTTTGCCTTTGATAGCTATTACCAGAAGGAAGGGAGGGCTGCTGGTTCTTGTGACTTCAAGGGTGTGGCCACAATCACTACCACCGACCCAA GTCACGGGAGATGTCTTTTTCCTGGAAG TAAGAAGTTGAGCAGTAATAAGACAAGGCAGGTAGTGAACGCAACACATTCAAGTAATGGAGCAGGGGACAGATTACAATTCATTGCCTTAAGAAGCAGCAATCCAATAATAAGTGGATTAATCAAAGAATTAGTCTCATTTTTTGTTGTAGCTCTCTCTAGTTTGATATTCTTTGATATAATGACTCCATGCTGA
- the LOC133794900 gene encoding glucan endo-1,3-beta-glucosidase 1 isoform X2 encodes MRKLSSSSSSMAITKLTLLSFYYLLFSVLLSTLSQAKKFPLVSEIKRQEQDNEPYVGVNIGTDVSNLLSPADLVSFLQFQKINHIRLYDADPDILKALAKTKIRVMISVPNNQILAIGSSNTTAAAWIDRNVVAYYPETLISGIAVGDEVFTTIPSSAPLLLPAIQSLYNGLVASNLHSQIKISTPHAASVILDPFPPSQAFFNQSLTQFVLPLLQFLSKTGSPLMMNLYPYYVFMQNKGVVPLDNALFKPLTPSKEMVDPNTLLHYTSVLDAMVDAAYFSMKNLNITDVVVLVSESGWPSKADSKEPYATIDNANTYNSNLIKHVLDRSGTPLHPETTSSVYIYELFNEDLRSPPVSEAHWGLFYGNSSAVYLLHVSNSGTFLANDTTNQTYCIAMDEVDSKTLQAALDWACGPGRANCTEIQPGEDCYYPNNVKNHASFAFDSYYQKEGRAAGSCDFKGVATITTTDPIRS; translated from the exons ATGAGGAAGCTAAGCTCCAGTTCCTCTTCAATGGCAATCACTAAGCTCACTCTTCTCTCCTTCTACTATTTGCTTTTCTCCGTTCTACTCTCTACATTATCTCAAG CTAAAAAATTTCCGTTGGTCTCGGAGATCAAGAGGCAAGAACAAGACAATGAACCGTACGTGGGTGTGAACATAGGCACCGACGTTTCGAACCTTCTATCGCCTGCGGACCTTGTCTCGTTTCTTCAATTTCAAAAGATAAACCATATTAGGCTCTACGATGCAGACCCCGATATTCTTAAGGCTTTGGCCAAGACTAAAATTCGGGTCATGATAAGTGTACCCAATAACCAGATTTTAGCTATTGGGTCCTCTAACACTACCGCCGCCGCATGGATCGACCGGAACGTCGTCGCTTACTACCCCGAAACGCTTATATCGGGCATTGCGGTTGGGGATGAGGTCTTTACGACGATACCCAGTTCGGCTCCTCTGCTTCTTCCGGCGATTCAGTCCCTCTACAATGGTTTAGTGGCCTCGAATCTCCATAGCCAGATAAAGATTTCGACCCCTCACGCAGCTTCGGTCATTCTTGACCCATTTCCACCGTCCCAAGCTTTCTTCAACCAGAGTCTGACCCAGTTCGTCCTTCCTCTTCTACAGTTTTTGTCTAAAACGGGTTCGCCTCTGATGATGAATCTTTATCCTTATTACGTTTTTATGCAGAACAAAGGGGTTGTTCCTCTTGACAACGCGCTCTTTAAGCCATTAACACCCTCTAAAGAGATGGTTGACCCCAATACTCTGCTTCATTACACTAGTGTGCTCGACGCCATGGTTGACGCTGCATACTTTTCCATGAAGAACCTTAACATTACAGATGTTGTGGTTCTTGTCTCGGAGAGTGGGTGGCCTTCGAAGGCCGATTCCAAAGAGCCTTATGCAACCATTGATAACGCAAATACGTACAATTCGAACCTGATTAAGCATGTTCTTGACCGCAGTGGAACCCCTTTACACCCGGAAACGACGTCGAGTGTTTACATATACGAGTTGTTTAATGAGGATTTGAGGTCACCGCCGGTGTCTGAGGCCCACTGGGGTCTTTTCTATGGGAACTCGTCGGCGGTTTATTTGCTTCACGTATCGAATAGTGGGACTTTTTTGGCTAATGATACGACAAACCAGACTTACTGCATTGCCATGGATGAGGTTGATTCGAAGACATTGCAGGCGGCATTGGATTGGGCTTGTGGACCAGGGAGAGCTAATTGTACAGAGATTCAGCCTGGGGAGGATTGTTATTATCCTAATAATGTTAAAAATCATGCCTCTTTTGCCTTTGATAGCTATTACCAGAAGGAAGGGAGGGCTGCTGGTTCTTGTGACTTCAAGGGTGTGGCCACAATCACTACCACCGACCCAA TAAGAAGTTGA